The window GCATGCTCATCAGCTGAGCGGCACCCAGGCCGATCCACGTGCCCGCGAAGGAGCCGATCAGCGCGAACAGGATGCCCACGGGCACCAGCTGTCGGTTGAAGGCACTGGCCACCACGGGCGCGGAGGCGATGCCGCCGATGTTCGCGGTGGAGGCCACGGCCAGGGAGAACAGCTCGGTGCGGGTGAGCTTCGCGTAGATCACCATGATCACAGCGTGCACCAGCAGCACCAGGAAGCCGATCAGCAGGTACAGCGGCGCCTGGGTGAGCGCCGAGAAGTCCGAGCCGGAGGCGATCTGACCGATCACGATGAACAGCATCAGGGTTCCCACCTCCATGGAGCCGGCCGTCTTCCCCAGCGGGGTGTGCGCGACCGCCAGGCCCAGCAGGGACACGATCAGGATGGTCCAGGCGGTGCCGTTGACCACGTCACCGAGCACCGGCAGCTGGTTGCCGATCCAGATCGCCACGGTGGAGACGAAGATCGAGCCGAAGGCCACGATCGCCAGGGAGGTCACGGTGATCTCCCTCTTCTCCTCGGCGAGGTCGGCGCCGGCGTGGGAGTCCAGGTAGGAGGTGTCGGCCTTCGTGAACCGGTTGAAGCGGTCCGAGACCGCCACCGAGGAGAACATCGCCATCAGCCACACCGAGTACACGATGGTGTCGGTGATCAGGGCGTAGCCGAAGATGTTCTCCGGTGCCTGCAGGATGTCCTGCACCGCGACCATGTTGGCGCTGCCGCCGGTCCAGGATCCCAGCAGCGCGCCGAGCGCCTTCCAGGACTCCTCGTGCAGTGCCCCCTGGAACAGGGCGTACACCGCCACCATGCCCACCGCGAGCGATGCGGCGGCCACGAACATCGTCAGCAGCAGCTTGGGGCCCAGCTTGATGATCTTGCGGATGTCGCAGCCGAACAGGAACAGGAAGATCATCGCCGGCAGGGCCACGTTCTTCACCGCTGCGATGGGGGCGCGGGTCTCCTCGGCCTGACCGAACACGCCCAGCGAGTTCAGGGTGGCGCAGATCAGGTACATCAGCACCATGCCGGGGACGAACTTGAAGAACTTCCAGCCGGTGGTGCGTTCCAGGACGATGAGCAGGCAGGACAGGCCCAGCAGCACACCGAGCATGAGTAGTCCGTCGGTGATCAACGGTCCTCCTTCGGGGCGGGCCGCCGGCCGGACTGACCGGGAAAAGAAGAATCGGAAGCGCACCGGACAGCCGCAGGGCGGCACGGGCACGGCAGCGACCACCCGCGAGGGGTGGCGCCGGTGCCCTGTCCAGGCGCTTCCGACGGGATCCGGTGCGGTCAGGAACCGGGCTGACGGCGAGCGACAGGGGTATTGGGTTGAGCGGGGGAGCCGTCGACCAGGTCGCGGTACTTCGCAGCGGCACTCCGCACGGCGGCGGCCATGGCGCGCTGCGAGGACCCGTGGTACCGATCGATGATGGCCTCCACCAGCGCGTCCTCCTCCTGCAGACTCCTGCCCTCCAGCAGCTCGCGCACGAACTCCACGGTGAGTGGGAGCGCCGCAGTGCAGTCGGCCCGGACGATGACGTGGGTCTCAGTGTCGACCACTAGGCCCACGAAGAACAGCCCGAACTGCGTTGTGATCGGATTGTTATTCGGCGACTTCGCCTCACCGGTCACGTAGATCGTCCTGCTCATGGGCACGAGAGTACGTGGATCGCGCGGGCAGCGTCGCGCGATGTCGTGCGATCCCGTGCGATCCGAGCCAGAGGCGCCGTGCGGCACGGGCGGGAGGTGATGTGCCCCGCGCCGGTGGACGCGGAGTGGAGACACCCGCGGGTGGGGTGTAGAAGTGTGCGGTGGCCGACCACCACGAGAGCGACTCCCCGCACCAGCCCCACGACGCTCCCGGTCCCACCGGCGCCGCCCCCGAGCCCGGCCCTGCCCCGCGCCGTGGCGGCGCTGCCCCGCGCCGTGGCGGCGCTGCCGCAGGCGCCCCCGTGGTCGGAGCACTCTTGGCTGTGCTCGCGGTGGCCACCGTGTCCGTGAACCTGCGCCCCGGCGCCACCTCTCTGGGACCGCTGCTGGAGGACGTGGTCGCCTTCCACGGGCAAGGAGGGCTCGCCACCGGACTGCTCACCGCCCTGCCCTGCCTGGCCTTCGGCGTGCTGGGCATGCTCGCTGTGCCGATCTCCAAGCGGGTGGGCCTGACGGGCACCGTGGTCGCCTCGTTCGTGCTGGTGGTGGCCGGGCTGCTGCTGCGCCCCCAGGCGAGCACCTTCTGGATGTTCACCGCGCTGTCGCTGCTGGCGCTGGTGGGGCCGGCCCTCGGCAACGTGATCGTCCCGGCCTGGATCAAGCAGTACGGCGGCCGTCGCACCGTGGGCCTGATGACCCTGTACTCGACACTGCTGGGCGTGGGCGGCGCCACCGGTTCCGCGTTCGCGGTGCCGCTGATGACCGACGGTGCCCTGGGCTGGCAGGACTCGCTGCGGTTTTGGGGCCTGATCGCCGTGGTCCCGGTGGTGGTGTGGGTGATCGTACTGGCCCGCACCGGCCACGACTTCCCGCCCCCCACCGCACAGGGAGAGCTGCACACCTCCGTGCTGCGCGCACCGACCGCACTCGCACTCACGGTGATGTTCGGCCTGCAGTCCATGAACGCCTACACCCAGTTCGGGCTGCTCCCGCAGATCCTCACCGGCGGCGGGATGAGCCCCACCAACGCGGGCCTGGTCACCGGATCCGTGGCCGCCTGGGGGATCCTGGGCGGGCTGGTGATGCCCACCATCATCGATCGCTCCCGGCATCTCCCGCTGATCGCACTGGCCTTCGGGGTGCTCACCGCCGCCGGGTACGTGGGGCTGATCCTCGCCCCGGCCGCCGGAGCCCTGCTGTGGGCGGCAGTGCTGGGCATCGGCGGTTTCGCCTTCCCCACCGCCATCGCCCTGATCCCGGCCCGCAGCCGGGACCCGCTGGTCACCGCGAAGCTCTCCGGGATGGTCCAGCCGATCGGCTACCTGATCGCAGCTGCCGGCTCCATCACCGCCGGGGTGGTGCTGGATGCCACCGGTTCGGCATCGACGATGCTCGCGATGATGGCCGTGACCGGCCTCGCCCTGGGCCTGGCCGGCTACCGCGCCGCCAAGCCCGTGTTCATCGACGACGAGATCGCCCGCTGATCGACCAGCCGTTGCCCGGCAGCGGCCTGCGATGCCGGGCGCTGATCAGCTCCGCTGGACAGCTGCCGCGATGTCCTCGAGGTCCTGCTCCATCGCCTTGCGGGTGGCCTTCATCCCCACCTTCGCCATCACGCCCATCAGCGCGCCCTTGAGCCCGCCCTTCTCCTGCGGGGCGGCGGAGAAGACCATGGTCAGCTCGATCGCATCCGGGGAACCGGAGATCGGGGACAGCAGGAACTCGGTGCGGTAGGCAGCACCCCCGGCATCCGCCACGATGACCGTGCGGCGAGGTTCCTCGGCCACCGCCACCTCCATCTCCTCGGTGCCCTCGAAGCCGAACATCTTCCTGGTCTCCAGCCAGCGCGTGCCCACCGCGTAGGGGCCGGGGGTGAGCACCTCGACCGAGAGCACGTCGCTGAGGGTGCGGGGAGCCGCCTCGATGTCCGTGAGGACCGCCCACACCTGCTCGGCGGAGGCGGGGATCTGACGGCTGAGACGCAGCTGCTGAGTGGCCATGGGCAGATCGTAATGCTGCCCAGGCACGACGGCGACGGTCATGGGAAGATTCAGGGCATGAGCATCGTGCGCGCGCTGAGCCATCTGGTGACCCAGGGACCGTCCAAGCCCGCCCGTTCCCTCGTGGATCGCCGCCTGGTGGAGCGCCGACGGCACCACCACGTGCCCACCACCTGGATCGACGTGGAGAAGGCCGCCGATGCCACGATCGTGCACCTGCACGGCGGCGGGTATCTGCGCGGCGCGGACCAGAACACCTGGGAGTGGCTGGAGGACCTGCGCCGCCGCTCAGGCACCGCCGCGGCGATGGTCCACTACCGGGTGGCGCCCCGGTACCCGTTCCCGTACGCCTTCGACGACGCCCTCCAGGCGGTGCTGTCCCTGACCCGCAACTCCGTGGTGCGCCCCGGGCGCTGGGTGCTCTCCGGCGACGGCGCGGGCGGCGGGCTGGCGCTCGCCGTGGCGCAGTCGCTGCGCGAGTACGGCGGTGGCGAGCCGGCCCTGCTGATGCTCACCACCCCCTGGCTGGACCTCAGCGAGGAACGGCTGCGGTCCCCCGAGCTGCGCGAGGCCGCCGACCTCTACGCCGACGGCGCTGATCGCGACGACCCGCGTCTGAACCCGCTGCGCGGTGACATGACCGGCCTGCCGCCGGTGCACCTGACCACGGGCGGCGACGACCTCCTGCTGGCCGATTCCACCCGCCTGACCGAGAAGCTCCGGGAGGCAGGGGTGGAGCTGGACGTGCATGCCTCCCTCGAGGGAGGGCACAGCTTCCCGCTGCAGCAGCGCAGCCCCGCCGCTCAGGCCGCCCGACGCTCCCAGATCACCGCGGTGCGTCGAGCGCTGGACCTGGACCGGGAGCTTCCCGGGGCCTGAGCGCCTGGATCGTCCGGGACATCGCCGCGCGCAGGATCGGCCTGGGCATCGCGGCGATGAGCCGGATGTGCCCCTCGCCCACCGTCCCGCAGGAGCGGCCGTCGGTGGGCACCACTCGCGCCTCCCGTTGGATGAACTCCACCGCTGGGCATGGCAGGTCCAGGGCGGTGAGGTCCACCCAGTTCACGTAGGTGCCTTCGGGGCGGCTCACCACGGCGGCAGGCAGCCCTTCGCCGATCATGTCGGCCACCATCGAGGTGCAGTCGGCCAGGTAGGCGGTCACCTCGTCGATCCACCCGGAGTCGTCGCGGTAGGCGGCGATAGTGCCTGCCATCCCCATCGACGGGGTGCGATCCGACAGCGGGGTGGGCATCCGCGACCAGGCCTCGCGGTCCACGTCGCTGGTCAGGACGGCCTGCGCGCACTTGAGGCCCGCGATGTTCCAGCCCTTGGTGGCGGAGACCGCGGTGACGGTGTGCGCGGCTGTCGTCTCGCTCAGTGAGGCGTAGGGGATGTGGCGGTGCCCCTCGAACACGATCGGTGCCCAGATCTCGTCGGCGAACACGCGCACCCCGGCTCCCTCGACCATGCGGGCGAAGGCCTCCAGCTCCTCGCGGGTGAACACGCGCCCGGTGGGGTTGTGCGGGTTGCACAGGATGACCAGCTGCGCGCCGCTGCGCTCGATGGCCGCGGCGATCCCCGGGAGGTCCAGCGCCCAGCGGCCGCGGTCGTCGCGGATCATCGGCACCTCGATGGCGTCACGGCCCTGGCGCCGGATCGAGGTGAAGAAGTTCATGTAGGCGGGGGTCGGTACCACTACGGGAGTGCCGGGATCGGTGGTCGAGGCGATCACCTGGTCCAGCACCATGATCACCTCGGGGGCGACGCGGATGTCCGCCGGATCCACCTGCCACCCATGGGTGGTACGGAGGCGTTCGGCGGTGGCCTCACCGGTCTGCTCCACCAGGTGCGGGGGTGCGTAGCCGAAGCTGCCCCGGTCCAGTTCCTTGCGCAGGGCGGCAGTGACCACGGGGGAGGTCCCGAAGTCCATCTCGGCCACGAATGCGCCGATCGCCTGGTCCGGCAGGCACCATTTCAGGCTCTTGGTCGCACGGAGCTGCTCGACGGTGATCGCATCGAACGCTGCTGCCAGGTTCACGGTCAGTCCTTTCCTCGTGCCGGTACCTGCACCCGGGACAGGGTGCAGGAGGTCGGGGACCCTGATCCCGCCATCATGTCAGCCCCTGGCCGGACCCCACCGACTGAGACATCGGACAACCGGCGCTACGATGTGCGCGTGACGAGCGAGGAACCAGGACCGGTGCAGCACGCTCCGTGGCAGGGCCGCAGCGTCGCCGTCGCGCAGCTGCGCGAACTGCTGACGCCCTGCGCCCCCAGCGGCATGCTGCGCCTGGTGGTCCAGCGCCTCTCCCTGGTCGAGCACGGACGGCCCGCAGGGGAGCACGAGGTGATCTCCTCCGTGGCCGACGTGGACGGGAACCTTGTCGCAGTGCCCTTGCGCGAGAGCGTGCGGGCCGACCGGGACCGCGCCGATGCCGTCGATGCCGCCATCGCGAAGCTGCGGCAGGACCTCGCCGCGGACGGTCTCATCGACGTGGCCGGCCTCGAGGTGATCATCGACGCCGACGGCACCGAGCAGGTGCGGATCGCCCGCGACCTGACGGTGGCGCCGCGCGACCTGCGCGATGGGGATCCCTTCGACGCCGTGCACGACGGCGACCACCACATCGCCCGCCACGCCCCGGTGCTGGAGGATCTGCGCGATCGCCTGGCCGAGCAGTCCACCGGCCCCCTGCGCCGCGCCTGGGAGTCCATCCAGGACGTGCTTCGCAGGCTGCGCTGACCCTCGGCGGCCCCGGATCTGCTGATCAGGCCCCGGCCAGGGCTGCCGGGCACATGCCGGCCGCCGTCGCCCCGGGCAGAGTGACATCGAGGGCGCCTGCGAGGGTGACGCCGAGATCCGCCCAGGCCCCCTCCACGGGGCCGGAAGGCAGGCCGTCGCCCTGCCCCAGGGCCGTGCTCCAGGCATCGGGATCGGACACGGCACGGGGGCCTGCGTAGTAGGGGTCATCGCCCTCCACCAGTGGACGATACGTGGGGGACAGGCCGAACAGCGTGCCCGGGGCCCCGTCCAGCACAGCGATCACGTCCGTCCGGTCCGTGGCGCCGATGCCGTCGTCCACCTGCCGCAGGCGCAAGCGGCAATGCGCCGCCACCTCCGCGAGAGCCTCCATCGCCGCATCGCGAACGGTGTCGGGCTCGCCGCGCCGCACGTGCAGGGCGCCGCGGGGCCCATCCGGCCACACCAGCGCACGGAAGTCCGCCAGCCGTGGCCCGTCCGTGCTCACCAGGCCGCGGCGGGCCAGCATCGTATTGGGGTGCACCAGCAGCTCCACGGGCACCAGGGGGCGGCCCGGCAGCAGCACCACATGATCAGCGTCCGTCGGCCCGAAGGCGGTGACCACCCGCCCCAGCGCGCTGACGGTGGCGGCGAGTGAACGGTCAGCAGCTGACGAGGAGCGACCCTCGTGGCGCCGTGCGCGCCCCAGTCCCGTCAGTCGTACCGCCGCCAGGTCGATCCTGCCGGCCGTGTACGCCTCCTCGGCGATCTGAGCGACCAGTTCGTCCGGCTCGACCTGGGACAGCTGCACGCCGGCCTCGCGGCGCGCGCGCAGGTGCTCGGTGACCATGCGCGCGGAACTGGTCTGCTCGACCATGCTCCAGCGGTCGCGGTAGCGGCGCAGGTCCTCCACCAGTGGCAGGCACAGATCAACTCCTGCACGGGCTGTGGCCGGGCCCCCGCGGGCCGTGGCCGGCCACTGCAGTGCGCAGGTCACGCCCCCGCGGGCACCCACCTGGTCCAGCAGGGTCGGGGTGCGCAGGTCGCCGGCGTACCAGACGCCCGCCCCGGTGGGCTCCGAGGGGTGCAGGGCCAGCTCGGTCGCCACCCCCGTGTGTCCCACGGAGGCACCGCTCATGACGCTCACCAGCGCGGGAGCGGGCTCCGAGGGGCCTCCGGGGCGGACCCGCAGCGGATTCGCCCCGGCCAGCAGCGCATCGAGGCATGTGCCGGGCGTGCGGAGCGGGCCCCCGGC is drawn from Brachybacterium muris and contains these coding sequences:
- a CDS encoding DUF819 domain-containing protein — translated: MITDGLLMLGVLLGLSCLLIVLERTTGWKFFKFVPGMVLMYLICATLNSLGVFGQAEETRAPIAAVKNVALPAMIFLFLFGCDIRKIIKLGPKLLLTMFVAAASLAVGMVAVYALFQGALHEESWKALGALLGSWTGGSANMVAVQDILQAPENIFGYALITDTIVYSVWLMAMFSSVAVSDRFNRFTKADTSYLDSHAGADLAEEKREITVTSLAIVAFGSIFVSTVAIWIGNQLPVLGDVVNGTAWTILIVSLLGLAVAHTPLGKTAGSMEVGTLMLFIVIGQIASGSDFSALTQAPLYLLIGFLVLLVHAVIMVIYAKLTRTELFSLAVASTANIGGIASAPVVASAFNRQLVPVGILFALIGSFAGTWIGLGAAQLMSML
- a CDS encoding DUF3870 domain-containing protein, with the protein product MSRTIYVTGEAKSPNNNPITTQFGLFFVGLVVDTETHVIVRADCTAALPLTVEFVRELLEGRSLQEEDALVEAIIDRYHGSSQRAMAAAVRSAAAKYRDLVDGSPAQPNTPVARRQPGS
- a CDS encoding MFS transporter, which encodes MADHHESDSPHQPHDAPGPTGAAPEPGPAPRRGGAAPRRGGAAAGAPVVGALLAVLAVATVSVNLRPGATSLGPLLEDVVAFHGQGGLATGLLTALPCLAFGVLGMLAVPISKRVGLTGTVVASFVLVVAGLLLRPQASTFWMFTALSLLALVGPALGNVIVPAWIKQYGGRRTVGLMTLYSTLLGVGGATGSAFAVPLMTDGALGWQDSLRFWGLIAVVPVVVWVIVLARTGHDFPPPTAQGELHTSVLRAPTALALTVMFGLQSMNAYTQFGLLPQILTGGGMSPTNAGLVTGSVAAWGILGGLVMPTIIDRSRHLPLIALAFGVLTAAGYVGLILAPAAGALLWAAVLGIGGFAFPTAIALIPARSRDPLVTAKLSGMVQPIGYLIAAAGSITAGVVLDATGSASTMLAMMAVTGLALGLAGYRAAKPVFIDDEIAR
- a CDS encoding SRPBCC family protein, whose product is MATQQLRLSRQIPASAEQVWAVLTDIEAAPRTLSDVLSVEVLTPGPYAVGTRWLETRKMFGFEGTEEMEVAVAEEPRRTVIVADAGGAAYRTEFLLSPISGSPDAIELTMVFSAAPQEKGGLKGALMGVMAKVGMKATRKAMEQDLEDIAAAVQRS
- a CDS encoding alpha/beta hydrolase; this translates as MSIVRALSHLVTQGPSKPARSLVDRRLVERRRHHHVPTTWIDVEKAADATIVHLHGGGYLRGADQNTWEWLEDLRRRSGTAAAMVHYRVAPRYPFPYAFDDALQAVLSLTRNSVVRPGRWVLSGDGAGGGLALAVAQSLREYGGGEPALLMLTTPWLDLSEERLRSPELREAADLYADGADRDDPRLNPLRGDMTGLPPVHLTTGGDDLLLADSTRLTEKLREAGVELDVHASLEGGHSFPLQQRSPAAQAARRSQITAVRRALDLDRELPGA
- a CDS encoding aminotransferase class I/II-fold pyridoxal phosphate-dependent enzyme, whose translation is MNLAAAFDAITVEQLRATKSLKWCLPDQAIGAFVAEMDFGTSPVVTAALRKELDRGSFGYAPPHLVEQTGEATAERLRTTHGWQVDPADIRVAPEVIMVLDQVIASTTDPGTPVVVPTPAYMNFFTSIRRQGRDAIEVPMIRDDRGRWALDLPGIAAAIERSGAQLVILCNPHNPTGRVFTREELEAFARMVEGAGVRVFADEIWAPIVFEGHRHIPYASLSETTAAHTVTAVSATKGWNIAGLKCAQAVLTSDVDREAWSRMPTPLSDRTPSMGMAGTIAAYRDDSGWIDEVTAYLADCTSMVADMIGEGLPAAVVSRPEGTYVNWVDLTALDLPCPAVEFIQREARVVPTDGRSCGTVGEGHIRLIAAMPRPILRAAMSRTIQALRPREAPGPGPALDAPR
- a CDS encoding phosphodiesterase gives rise to the protein MVQGRALVIAADGLDDLDVASIAGGPLRTPGTCLDALLAGANPLRVRPGGPSEPAPALVSVMSGASVGHTGVATELALHPSEPTGAGVWYAGDLRTPTLLDQVGARGGVTCALQWPATARGGPATARAGVDLCLPLVEDLRRYRDRWSMVEQTSSARMVTEHLRARREAGVQLSQVEPDELVAQIAEEAYTAGRIDLAAVRLTGLGRARRHEGRSSSAADRSLAATVSALGRVVTAFGPTDADHVVLLPGRPLVPVELLVHPNTMLARRGLVSTDGPRLADFRALVWPDGPRGALHVRRGEPDTVRDAAMEALAEVAAHCRLRLRQVDDGIGATDRTDVIAVLDGAPGTLFGLSPTYRPLVEGDDPYYAGPRAVSDPDAWSTALGQGDGLPSGPVEGAWADLGVTLAGALDVTLPGATAAGMCPAALAGA